One genomic region from Leptospira tipperaryensis encodes:
- a CDS encoding LIC_10450 family protein, which translates to MVKRSEYIVVDSISSVDPNALSVDQLNQKFIDKQGNRFALRFNRNTRRAEFVRITLESPTKGATQIHGHKPASVPIQKKQITKSLSPGVGKITLQEIIAKTQQQQASVKIPKPNESSMINEGAVQQSIFQEPTWEHSKSKDNTNLDLGRMDLNIMEHSASSSSSYKESKDSPLKIEFGSSSPGETNIIEKRISDLTKIKERIHSVLNNLQNSKIFEITGDPSENKNIIGNLNREFDIEFFQKLDKILNYHKELTTYPRSVNYYTAKYESSRKQLLQSKTLDSEKLKLVTLWEMQEMMLGLIQKLKKMVLNTLNVLNTKNDNHIKQLSYNQQQMFRDSRTALLYCSEDISSLLISLERWVDTE; encoded by the coding sequence ATGGTAAAAAGATCCGAATATATCGTCGTGGATTCGATTTCTTCCGTGGATCCTAACGCTCTCTCCGTTGACCAACTCAATCAGAAATTTATTGATAAACAAGGAAATAGATTCGCCCTCAGATTCAATCGTAACACGAGAAGGGCTGAGTTTGTAAGAATCACCCTCGAATCTCCCACAAAGGGAGCGACCCAGATCCACGGTCACAAACCCGCTTCCGTTCCAATTCAGAAAAAACAGATTACAAAATCCTTAAGTCCCGGTGTGGGAAAAATCACTCTTCAAGAGATCATCGCAAAAACACAACAACAGCAAGCTTCAGTCAAGATTCCAAAACCGAACGAATCTTCGATGATCAACGAAGGTGCGGTTCAACAGAGCATCTTTCAAGAACCTACTTGGGAGCATAGCAAGTCAAAGGACAACACGAATCTCGATTTGGGAAGAATGGATCTGAATATCATGGAACATTCTGCTTCATCCTCGTCTTCTTACAAGGAATCGAAGGATTCTCCGCTTAAGATTGAATTTGGTTCTTCTTCTCCGGGCGAAACCAATATCATAGAAAAAAGGATTTCAGATCTTACTAAGATCAAAGAAAGAATTCATTCCGTTCTAAACAATCTTCAAAATTCTAAAATTTTTGAAATCACCGGTGATCCTTCCGAAAACAAGAACATCATCGGAAATCTAAATCGTGAGTTTGATATAGAATTCTTTCAGAAACTGGACAAAATTCTAAACTACCACAAAGAGCTGACGACTTATCCAAGATCCGTCAATTACTACACCGCGAAGTACGAATCTTCCAGAAAACAACTTCTCCAATCCAAAACCTTGGACAGCGAAAAACTCAAATTGGTGACTCTCTGGGAAATGCAAGAGATGATGTTGGGCCTGATTCAAAAATTGAAAAAAATGGTTCTCAACACTTTGAACGTTCTAAATACAAAAAACGACAATCATATCAAACAACTCTCTTACAACCAGCAACAGATGTTCCGGGATTCGAGAACCGCGCTCCTGTATTGTTCCGAAGATATATCTTCTTTGCTTATTTCCTTGGAGAGATGGGTCGATACTGAATAG
- a CDS encoding GNAT family N-acetyltransferase, protein MGTGFVDNKIKTERKLEVRIAENQLEIERTLALRYEVFNLELGEGLPQSAATRKDRDEYDLFCDHLIVVDKNRDDKIVGTYRILRRSVAKKNIGFYSDNEFDITKIYELDAETAEIGRSCVHPDYRDGSVISMLWAGLGMFMKKNDVRYLFGCGSIHQTDAQSANEAYAYLKEKNALAGKEFDVKPLPGFEIPGFDPNYVVEDMKSVQKTIPALIKGYVRVGALICGIPSWDKVFKTIDFFILFDVRDIESKYGKRFLD, encoded by the coding sequence ATGGGAACTGGTTTCGTAGATAACAAAATCAAGACAGAACGAAAATTGGAAGTTCGCATCGCCGAAAACCAATTGGAGATTGAGAGAACCTTAGCGCTTCGTTATGAAGTTTTTAACCTCGAATTGGGGGAAGGACTTCCGCAATCGGCGGCCACACGCAAAGACAGAGACGAGTATGATCTCTTCTGCGATCATCTGATCGTTGTGGATAAAAATCGCGACGATAAGATCGTCGGAACCTATCGAATTCTTCGGAGAAGCGTTGCTAAGAAGAATATAGGTTTTTATTCCGATAACGAATTTGATATCACCAAAATTTATGAGCTCGATGCGGAAACGGCTGAGATCGGAAGAAGCTGTGTTCATCCCGACTACAGAGACGGCTCCGTAATTTCTATGCTCTGGGCTGGTTTAGGAATGTTTATGAAGAAGAACGATGTGCGTTATCTTTTTGGATGCGGCTCGATTCACCAAACCGACGCTCAGTCCGCAAATGAGGCTTACGCTTATTTAAAAGAAAAGAACGCACTCGCCGGAAAAGAATTCGACGTAAAACCTCTTCCGGGATTTGAAATTCCTGGTTTCGATCCGAACTACGTTGTGGAAGATATGAAGTCGGTTCAAAAAACGATTCCTGCGTTGATCAAAGGATATGTTCGAGTGGGAGCTCTCATCTGTGGAATTCCTTCTTGGGACAAGGTTTTTAAAACCATCGATTTTTTTATCCTCTTCGACGTTCGTGATATCGAATCCAAATACGGGAAACGTTTTCTCGATTAA
- a CDS encoding PilZ domain-containing protein — translation MDHRKFPRVFPAANEVIEVQLMGLNFLDILSAKDISIGGVAVEVPHLFEGCDLNSPIEMILTLPGRNPLKLKGKVKRKVSASETSIFGVEFGSLDAKAKYLIESYIQSRVQMAS, via the coding sequence ATGGATCATAGAAAATTTCCTAGAGTGTTTCCGGCGGCAAACGAGGTCATCGAAGTTCAATTGATGGGCCTTAATTTTTTGGACATTCTCAGTGCAAAGGATATCAGCATCGGCGGGGTCGCTGTAGAAGTCCCTCACCTTTTCGAAGGTTGCGACTTAAATTCTCCGATTGAGATGATTCTTACACTTCCTGGTCGTAATCCCCTCAAGTTAAAGGGCAAAGTCAAACGTAAGGTTTCGGCTTCCGAAACTTCGATTTTTGGAGTCGAGTTCGGTTCTTTGGACGCAAAGGCAAAATACTTGATAGAATCTTATATTCAATCTCGCGTTCAGATGGCTTCTTAA
- a CDS encoding histone deacetylase — MAKSSYNNPRFFDFVYDEFLASAVDDPTSTFQEGILFHSLTSENILELLDITGILPEIRKKGYDKIQLEISGMGQDFQRLVLISEKEILLHLRLSIQEYRLEINDYFFKEKYLIINWLQTRHPKSPSTDKLRLYPGQDVPGLGIFHQISDFIGFLILSLRLNGAVIRPEYFHDAVLFSKKFHFLTPEAHALFLALRRDFKNESIRGISTYLHSGKIQDHKTVVQWKAVEMILFLEKTLHPFVFNKKFDKKVSKILDSIKLSIVES; from the coding sequence ATGGCTAAATCGAGTTATAATAATCCCAGGTTTTTTGATTTTGTTTACGATGAATTCTTAGCGTCCGCTGTAGACGATCCCACTTCCACTTTTCAAGAAGGAATTCTTTTTCATTCTTTAACGAGCGAAAACATATTAGAATTATTAGATATAACCGGAATTCTTCCCGAGATTCGTAAGAAAGGATACGATAAGATTCAGCTTGAAATTTCAGGGATGGGTCAAGACTTTCAAAGACTCGTTTTGATTTCAGAAAAAGAAATTCTTCTCCACCTTCGATTGAGTATTCAAGAATATAGATTGGAGATTAACGATTACTTCTTTAAGGAAAAATATTTAATTATCAATTGGTTGCAAACACGTCATCCGAAATCGCCATCCACGGATAAACTTAGATTGTATCCGGGACAGGACGTTCCCGGTTTGGGGATCTTTCACCAGATATCCGATTTTATCGGCTTTTTGATTCTTTCGCTTCGATTGAATGGCGCGGTCATTCGTCCGGAGTATTTTCATGACGCCGTTTTGTTTTCTAAGAAATTTCACTTTCTTACTCCGGAAGCTCATGCGCTTTTTCTCGCGCTGAGAAGGGACTTTAAAAACGAATCGATTCGTGGGATTTCAACCTATCTTCATTCCGGTAAGATTCAGGATCATAAGACGGTTGTGCAGTGGAAGGCGGTGGAGATGATTCTCTTTCTGGAGAAAACTCTACATCCTTTTGTATTTAACAAAAAGTTCGATAAAAAGGTAAGTAAGATCTTGGATTCGATCAAACTCAGCATTGTAGAATCTTGA
- the glmM gene encoding phosphoglucosamine mutase, which yields MNTKSPVFNHPDLMVSVSGIRGIIPTGLSPEVIFDALRAFGTWIEGSKIVIGRDSRPSGPYIENIALGLMQAMGKDVLQLGIVPTPTVKAVVNLSKAGGGIMISASHNPIIWNAFKFIGPGGFFTDAVALEQILDTVRNHSYRPIQYKPSSKIVSGKEWCEKHIESVLKRVNVNAIRKKKYKVLVDAVNGAGSFLVPELLERLGCKPILMHCSPDGTFPRPPEPTPEALKQTSRKMKSSGADIGFALDPDADRLVVLTPKKGAISEEYTLPLSFLSLTLGKFPKKANMVVNLSTSFINEFVAGTYGVPVTRSKVGEANVVSDMLRHKSVFGGEGNGGVIDPEIASFGRDSLSGIAHILNVMAATGKKIDSLLEEMPAIHMQKTSFKIAGKNLQDIYSKFRGEFSSYSEETLDGLRLASEDSWIHIRPSNTEPIIRVIGEARTKKDLNSLLDRAGRLMENA from the coding sequence ATGAATACCAAATCTCCCGTATTCAATCATCCTGACCTGATGGTTTCTGTTTCGGGGATTCGCGGGATCATTCCAACCGGCCTTTCTCCTGAAGTTATTTTTGACGCTCTTCGCGCTTTCGGCACCTGGATCGAAGGATCTAAGATCGTAATTGGAAGAGATTCTCGGCCTTCCGGTCCTTATATTGAAAATATCGCACTTGGATTGATGCAAGCAATGGGGAAGGACGTCCTACAACTGGGAATCGTTCCTACTCCGACGGTCAAGGCTGTGGTCAATCTTTCGAAAGCGGGGGGCGGGATCATGATCAGCGCCTCTCACAATCCGATCATCTGGAATGCTTTTAAGTTTATCGGTCCCGGCGGATTCTTTACGGATGCGGTGGCTCTGGAGCAGATTTTAGATACCGTTCGCAATCATTCTTACAGGCCAATTCAGTACAAACCTTCTTCTAAAATCGTTTCCGGGAAAGAATGGTGTGAAAAACACATCGAATCCGTTCTCAAACGGGTGAACGTAAACGCAATTCGTAAGAAAAAATACAAGGTTCTCGTGGACGCTGTCAATGGAGCGGGGAGTTTTCTTGTTCCCGAACTTCTGGAAAGACTTGGTTGTAAGCCGATTCTTATGCACTGTAGTCCCGACGGAACGTTCCCTCGACCTCCCGAGCCGACCCCGGAAGCGCTCAAACAAACTTCTCGAAAGATGAAATCTTCGGGAGCCGATATCGGTTTTGCTTTGGATCCCGATGCGGATCGTTTGGTTGTTCTCACGCCTAAAAAAGGTGCGATCTCGGAAGAATACACTCTTCCTTTGAGTTTTCTTTCTCTCACTCTCGGCAAGTTTCCTAAGAAAGCAAACATGGTCGTCAATCTCTCGACGAGCTTTATCAACGAATTTGTCGCCGGTACTTATGGTGTTCCCGTGACTCGTTCTAAAGTGGGAGAAGCCAACGTTGTTTCCGATATGCTTCGCCACAAATCCGTGTTTGGCGGAGAGGGAAACGGCGGAGTGATCGATCCGGAGATCGCTTCCTTTGGAAGAGATTCTCTTTCCGGAATCGCGCATATCCTAAACGTGATGGCGGCAACGGGAAAGAAGATCGATTCTCTCTTGGAAGAAATGCCCGCGATTCATATGCAGAAGACCAGCTTTAAAATCGCCGGAAAAAATCTTCAAGATATCTATTCCAAATTCAGAGGAGAGTTTTCCTCTTATTCCGAAGAGACTTTGGACGGTTTGCGTCTTGCTTCGGAAGATTCTTGGATTCATATCCGACCTTCGAACACGGAACCGATTATCCGAGTGATAGGCGAGGCTCGAACCAAAAAAGACCTCAATTCTCTGCTGGACCGTGCGGGAAGACTTATGGAGAATGCCTGA
- the glmS gene encoding glutamine--fructose-6-phosphate transaminase (isomerizing): MCGIVGYAGSKNAESVLVVGLICLEYRGYDSAGIAVLDQGDILVRKAKGKIKDLEAHLREFPAPGNVGIGHTRWATHGEPNQINAHPHTDTNSTIAVVHNGIIENYLELKNELKKKGHVFQSLTDTEVLPHLLEEGKKSGKSNKDSFLELFGKIHGKWAISTVFETEPDRIYFGQDGAPLLIGKGKDEFFLASDISPLTRNCEEVYYVNSGEWGYFNQKEFKLFDFLGKELTPVFKKQELRWEDLDKGGYPHYMIKEIHEQAGIFRKVIQERILDNGEIVFPEIKLNKDVLSRVNRIIIQAAGTSYYAGMIGKHYLENFAKIQTDTEASSEFRYRNPVVEGDTLIMGISQSGETADTLASIHEAKAKFIKVISLVNNVNSTIARESDSYIRTDAGPEIGVASTKAFTAQVLNLLLFSIYMANLKWLISDEEKKTLIEEIRFLPAKIDRILAQANKIEEMSSHFTTAKDFIFLGRTYNHPIAMEGALKLKEISYIHASGYAGGEFKHGPIALITNEVPVVCIATKSEIYTKMVSNIQEIKARKGIIISIVTEGDHEAKALSDYCFEIPECSEILSPILNVIPLQLLAYYSAIARGCPPDQPRNLAKSVTVE; encoded by the coding sequence ATGTGTGGAATTGTCGGTTATGCCGGTAGTAAGAATGCGGAATCAGTACTTGTCGTCGGTCTGATCTGCCTAGAATACAGAGGATACGACTCGGCCGGGATTGCGGTCTTAGATCAGGGAGACATCCTGGTCAGAAAAGCGAAAGGAAAGATTAAGGATCTCGAGGCGCACCTCAGAGAGTTTCCAGCTCCTGGAAATGTCGGAATCGGTCATACTCGTTGGGCTACTCACGGAGAACCGAACCAGATCAACGCTCACCCGCATACGGATACGAATTCTACGATCGCGGTTGTGCATAACGGAATCATCGAAAATTATTTAGAACTCAAAAACGAACTCAAAAAGAAGGGACACGTTTTTCAAAGTTTAACGGATACGGAAGTTCTTCCTCATTTGTTGGAAGAAGGCAAGAAGAGCGGCAAATCCAATAAGGATTCTTTTCTCGAACTCTTTGGCAAAATTCATGGGAAATGGGCGATTTCGACGGTTTTTGAAACGGAACCGGATCGTATTTATTTTGGACAGGATGGAGCTCCTCTTCTCATCGGTAAAGGCAAGGATGAATTCTTCTTGGCTTCCGATATTTCCCCTCTTACCAGAAACTGCGAAGAAGTTTATTACGTAAACTCGGGAGAATGGGGTTATTTTAATCAAAAGGAATTTAAACTTTTTGATTTTTTAGGAAAGGAACTTACTCCCGTTTTCAAAAAACAGGAACTGCGCTGGGAAGACCTCGATAAAGGCGGTTATCCTCATTATATGATCAAGGAGATTCACGAACAAGCGGGAATCTTTCGTAAGGTCATTCAAGAACGTATATTAGATAACGGTGAAATTGTTTTTCCGGAAATCAAACTCAACAAAGACGTTCTTTCCAGAGTCAACCGTATCATCATCCAAGCCGCAGGAACCAGTTATTACGCGGGGATGATCGGCAAACACTATCTCGAAAATTTTGCAAAGATCCAAACCGACACAGAAGCTTCCTCCGAATTTCGTTATAGAAATCCGGTAGTGGAAGGGGATACTCTCATCATGGGAATTTCCCAGTCGGGTGAAACCGCGGACACGTTAGCTTCCATTCATGAGGCGAAAGCGAAATTTATCAAAGTGATTTCTCTTGTGAACAACGTAAATTCTACGATTGCAAGAGAATCGGATTCTTATATTAGAACCGATGCGGGACCGGAGATCGGAGTCGCGAGTACGAAAGCGTTCACCGCTCAGGTTTTGAATCTTCTTTTATTCTCCATTTACATGGCGAATTTGAAGTGGTTGATCAGCGACGAAGAAAAGAAAACTCTCATCGAAGAGATCCGTTTTCTTCCCGCGAAGATCGATCGGATTCTCGCGCAAGCAAACAAGATCGAAGAGATGTCTTCTCACTTTACTACAGCGAAGGATTTTATCTTTTTAGGAAGAACTTACAATCATCCGATTGCGATGGAAGGCGCGTTAAAGCTGAAGGAAATTTCCTATATCCACGCGTCCGGTTACGCGGGTGGAGAATTCAAACACGGGCCGATCGCATTGATCACAAACGAAGTTCCCGTGGTTTGTATCGCGACAAAATCTGAAATTTATACAAAGATGGTTTCCAATATTCAGGAAATCAAAGCGAGAAAAGGGATCATCATTTCGATCGTTACGGAAGGAGATCACGAAGCAAAGGCTCTTTCGGATTATTGTTTTGAGATTCCGGAATGTTCCGAAATTCTAAGTCCGATCTTAAACGTAATCCCTCTTCAATTGCTCGCATACTATTCCGCGATCGCAAGGGGTTGTCCTCCGGATCAACCGAGAAACTTAGCCAAGTCCGTAACCGTCGAGTAA
- a CDS encoding glycosyltransferase family 2 protein, which translates to MKVSIVIPCYNEKNTIRNILETVKKVPIKNKEIILVDDCSKDGTRDLLQTAPFKKLADQIIFHEVNQGKGAALRTGFKAATGDIVIVQDADLEYDPFEIPEVIDPIYKGKADVVFGSRFLGGRPHRVVYYWHRLGNMVLTTLSNMFTNINLTDMETCYKAFRREIIQSIDIKENRFGFEPEITAKVAKIPDVRIFEVGISYYGRTYAEGKKIGWKDGFRAIYCILRYNLFK; encoded by the coding sequence ATGAAAGTTTCCATCGTCATTCCTTGTTATAACGAAAAAAATACGATTCGCAATATTCTGGAAACGGTCAAAAAAGTTCCGATCAAAAATAAGGAAATCATTCTCGTTGACGATTGTTCCAAGGATGGAACCAGAGATCTTTTGCAAACCGCTCCTTTTAAAAAGTTAGCGGATCAGATCATCTTTCATGAAGTCAATCAGGGAAAGGGCGCCGCGCTTCGGACCGGATTCAAAGCGGCAACCGGAGATATCGTGATCGTTCAGGACGCCGACTTGGAATACGATCCGTTTGAAATTCCGGAAGTGATCGATCCGATTTACAAGGGTAAGGCGGACGTCGTTTTTGGTAGTCGATTCTTAGGTGGAAGACCTCACAGAGTCGTGTATTATTGGCATCGTCTGGGAAACATGGTTCTCACCACTCTTTCCAATATGTTCACCAATATCAATCTCACCGATATGGAAACCTGTTACAAGGCATTCCGAAGAGAAATCATTCAGTCGATCGATATCAAAGAAAATCGTTTTGGGTTTGAGCCGGAGATTACCGCAAAGGTCGCAAAGATTCCGGACGTTCGAATTTTTGAAGTAGGAATTTCCTATTATGGAAGAACCTACGCGGAAGGCAAAAAGATCGGTTGGAAAGACGGTTTCAGAGCGATCTATTGTATTCTGCGTTATAACCTTTTTAAATGA
- a CDS encoding GlmU family protein, with the protein MPKIQRILIDEREVPAGLRSLTRIRSFSEIRNGILNTIQRTKEYYSDAKIYYIHSNPAFQQAFLERNSKLLPYDGKDVDLVLSPESYLPWNLIDGTAKNIESDLELSKEIQKWIRKIKVKSNHFQVVGKSKHLHIHPSATIYPGVVFDTTSGPILIDKDAKITSFSFIEGPAYIGPNSQIDNARITGATSIGATCRIGGEVGTSLIGDFTNKHHEGFLGHSVLGSWVNIGALATTSDLKNNYGVVKIREEDDECITGSIKFGSVIADYSKIAIGVMLNTGTVVDFGSNVVTSRVSGYVSPFTWAESGQPYILDLFLRDARKIMARRNRELTLSETELIRILYESKVKK; encoded by the coding sequence ATGCCGAAGATCCAGAGAATTCTCATCGATGAAAGAGAGGTTCCTGCGGGTTTACGATCCCTTACTCGGATTCGATCTTTCTCAGAGATTCGAAACGGAATTCTGAACACGATTCAAAGAACTAAAGAATACTATTCGGATGCAAAGATCTATTACATTCATTCCAATCCCGCTTTTCAACAGGCGTTTTTGGAAAGAAATTCTAAACTCCTTCCTTACGACGGAAAGGACGTGGATTTGGTTTTGTCGCCGGAATCTTATCTTCCATGGAATCTGATCGACGGAACCGCGAAGAACATAGAATCCGATCTCGAACTCAGCAAAGAAATTCAGAAATGGATTCGAAAGATCAAAGTAAAATCGAATCACTTTCAAGTCGTCGGCAAATCTAAACATCTGCACATTCATCCTTCAGCGACGATTTATCCCGGAGTTGTTTTTGATACTACATCGGGACCGATCCTGATCGATAAGGACGCCAAGATCACTTCTTTCTCATTCATAGAAGGTCCGGCTTACATCGGACCCAATTCTCAGATTGATAACGCGAGAATTACCGGAGCGACGAGCATCGGAGCCACTTGTAGAATCGGAGGCGAAGTAGGTACTTCTCTCATAGGCGATTTTACAAATAAACATCACGAAGGATTCTTAGGACATTCCGTTTTAGGAAGTTGGGTAAACATCGGCGCTCTTGCGACCACTTCCGATTTGAAGAACAACTATGGGGTTGTCAAAATTCGGGAAGAGGACGACGAATGTATCACCGGTTCGATCAAGTTCGGATCGGTGATCGCAGACTATTCTAAGATTGCGATCGGAGTGATGTTGAACACGGGAACCGTCGTGGATTTCGGATCGAACGTCGTCACCTCACGAGTGAGCGGGTATGTTTCTCCGTTTACTTGGGCCGAATCGGGACAACCTTATATTCTCGATTTATTCTTGAGAGACGCTCGAAAAATCATGGCGAGAAGAAATCGGGAACTCACGTTATCCGAAACGGAACTCATCCGTATCCTATACGAATCTAAAGTAAAAAAATAA
- a CDS encoding carboxyl transferase domain-containing protein: MEIIESKIRTSSSEYKENFEDLKQKVESVRGLIRRIELGGGEKAIQRHKGRGKFTARERINALIDPGTTFLEFSPLAAEGVYPDSVPSAGILTGIGRICGVDCVIVANDATVKGGTYYPLTVKKHIRAQEIALQNSLPCIYLVDSGGAFLPMQDEVFPDKEHFGKIFYNQANLSALKIPQISVVMGSCTAGGAYIPAMSDESVIVKGNGTIFLGGPPLVKAATGEIVTPEELGGALVHSTISGVTDHYAEDDAHAIEITRNIVSTLHLAGNSSQKGGISWEEPLYPPEEIYGIIQRDVRKSYDVREIIARVVDGSRFQEFKKYYGTTLVTGFAKIYGKMVGIIANNGVLFGESALKATHFIELCNQRGVPLLFLQNITGFMVGKKYENSGIAKDGAKMVNAVSTSIVPKYSVVIGGSYGAGNYGMCGRAFNPRFLWMWPNSRISVMGGEQAANVLLTVKMEQLEKEGKKMTDSEQMSFRKPILDDYESRSSCIYSSARLWDDGVIDPAKTREILGIALYADHSLRPEHPRYGIFRM, from the coding sequence ATGGAAATTATAGAATCCAAAATACGTACGTCCTCATCGGAGTATAAAGAGAATTTTGAAGATTTAAAACAAAAGGTAGAATCGGTCCGAGGCCTTATTCGTAGAATCGAATTGGGCGGCGGTGAAAAGGCGATTCAAAGACATAAGGGAAGAGGGAAGTTCACCGCAAGAGAACGGATAAACGCTCTCATTGATCCGGGAACCACATTCTTAGAATTTTCACCACTCGCCGCCGAAGGCGTTTATCCTGACAGCGTTCCTTCTGCGGGAATTCTTACCGGCATTGGAAGAATCTGCGGCGTGGATTGTGTGATCGTCGCCAACGACGCGACCGTAAAAGGGGGAACTTATTATCCTCTTACGGTTAAAAAACATATCCGTGCACAAGAGATCGCTCTGCAGAATTCTTTACCTTGTATTTATCTCGTCGATTCCGGCGGAGCCTTTCTTCCGATGCAAGACGAAGTCTTTCCGGACAAAGAACATTTTGGAAAAATCTTTTATAACCAAGCGAATCTTTCCGCTCTGAAAATTCCTCAGATCTCGGTTGTGATGGGAAGTTGCACCGCGGGGGGCGCGTATATTCCCGCGATGTCCGACGAATCCGTAATCGTAAAAGGAAACGGAACGATCTTTCTCGGAGGACCACCTCTTGTAAAAGCTGCGACGGGAGAAATTGTAACTCCGGAAGAATTGGGCGGAGCCCTCGTTCACAGTACGATTTCCGGAGTTACGGATCACTACGCGGAAGACGACGCGCATGCGATTGAGATCACAAGGAACATCGTTTCCACATTGCATCTCGCTGGAAATTCTTCTCAAAAGGGCGGAATCAGTTGGGAAGAACCCTTGTATCCCCCGGAAGAAATTTATGGAATCATTCAGAGAGACGTTCGTAAGTCGTACGACGTAAGAGAAATCATTGCAAGGGTTGTTGACGGATCTCGATTTCAAGAATTCAAAAAATATTATGGAACTACGCTCGTTACGGGATTTGCTAAAATCTACGGAAAGATGGTGGGGATCATCGCAAACAATGGCGTGTTGTTTGGCGAAAGCGCTCTCAAAGCAACTCACTTTATCGAGCTTTGTAATCAAAGAGGAGTTCCACTTTTATTTCTTCAAAACATTACCGGATTTATGGTAGGAAAGAAATATGAGAATTCGGGGATCGCAAAAGACGGCGCGAAGATGGTGAATGCGGTTTCTACTTCGATAGTTCCGAAGTATTCCGTTGTCATCGGAGGTTCTTACGGAGCTGGAAATTATGGAATGTGCGGTCGAGCATTCAATCCTAGATTTTTATGGATGTGGCCCAATTCGAGAATTTCCGTAATGGGTGGAGAACAAGCCGCTAACGTGCTTCTTACCGTAAAGATGGAACAATTGGAAAAAGAAGGAAAGAAAATGACCGATTCGGAGCAAATGTCATTTCGAAAACCAATCTTGGATGATTATGAAAGTCGTTCTTCTTGTATTTATTCTTCCGCGAGACTTTGGGATGACGGTGTGATTGATCCCGCTAAGACGAGAGAAATTTTAGGAATTGCTCTTTACGCAGATCATTCTTTGAGACCGGAACATCCTCGTTATGGAATTTTTAGAATGTAG
- the rpsT gene encoding 30S ribosomal protein S20, whose translation MANIKSSEKDIRRTKRRNAANSQNRSRLRTQAKKVLKAIKDKDQNAATALYVEYTSLLDKAAKTNLIHFKNADRKKSRMAIRLNAVSATA comes from the coding sequence TTGGCTAATATTAAGTCTTCAGAAAAGGACATTCGCAGAACAAAACGTAGAAATGCGGCAAATTCTCAGAATCGGTCCAGGCTCAGAACTCAAGCAAAGAAAGTTCTGAAAGCCATCAAAGATAAAGACCAGAACGCGGCTACCGCTCTATACGTAGAGTACACCTCTCTTCTGGACAAAGCTGCAAAAACAAACCTGATTCACTTCAAAAACGCAGACAGAAAGAAAAGCAGAATGGCAATACGCCTGAATGCGGTTTCTGCTACAGCATAA
- a CDS encoding alpha/beta fold hydrolase, producing the protein MTLQEWKQTGSYYSYQNWKIFFKEEGKGEHLLLIHGFPTASLDWEKIWKPLSKKYRLIASDLLGFGFSSKPSIDYSIFLQADIIESLLAEKGIQEVNILAHDLGDTVAQELLARFIERKKSKKKGLKIKRIILLNGGIFPESHRPRFIQKLLHSPIGWILSRLMNRKSFQKSFSAVFGKNTKPSQEELDQFWDLVFSDGGTKIAHLLIRYIQERKLYRERWVGAILNSPIPIRMINGVDDPVSGAHLVERYRELSPKADIIELKEIGHYPQVEAPNAVLKAIL; encoded by the coding sequence ATGACTCTTCAAGAATGGAAACAAACGGGCTCTTACTATTCGTATCAGAACTGGAAGATATTTTTTAAAGAGGAAGGGAAGGGGGAACATCTTCTTCTGATTCATGGATTTCCCACGGCTTCTCTTGACTGGGAAAAAATTTGGAAACCTCTCTCAAAAAAATACAGACTGATCGCTTCGGATTTACTCGGATTCGGATTCTCTTCTAAACCTTCGATAGATTACAGTATTTTTTTACAAGCCGATATCATTGAATCATTGTTAGCTGAGAAAGGAATTCAGGAAGTAAATATTCTTGCACATGATCTGGGAGACACGGTTGCGCAGGAGTTGTTGGCAAGATTTATAGAAAGAAAAAAGTCCAAAAAGAAAGGGCTCAAGATCAAACGTATCATCCTGCTCAACGGTGGAATTTTTCCGGAATCGCATCGACCTCGTTTCATTCAAAAACTTCTACACAGTCCGATCGGATGGATTCTCTCTCGACTTATGAACCGTAAGTCTTTTCAAAAAAGTTTTTCCGCGGTCTTTGGAAAGAATACAAAACCTTCTCAAGAAGAATTGGACCAATTTTGGGATTTGGTTTTCTCCGATGGAGGAACTAAAATTGCCCATCTTCTAATTCGATATATTCAAGAGAGAAAACTTTATCGAGAACGATGGGTCGGGGCGATTCTCAACTCGCCGATTCCAATTCGAATGATCAACGGAGTCGATGATCCCGTGAGTGGCGCGCACTTGGTAGAACGTTACAGAGAATTATCTCCGAAGGCCGATATCATAGAATTGAAGGAGATTGGACATTATCCTCAAGTAGAAGCGCCAAATGCGGTATTGAAGGCGATTTTATAA